Proteins encoded in a region of the Zea mays cultivar B73 chromosome 2, Zm-B73-REFERENCE-NAM-5.0, whole genome shotgun sequence genome:
- the LOC103646058 gene encoding cytochrome P450 87A3, whose product MQLYLQLASPCLATTIPLSGNLLVTSEAMASMAYIAACTAALAIFVALLLWAYRWSHPKSRGMLPPGSMGIPLLGETMQFFAPNPTYDVSPFVKERVKRYGSIFKTSIVGRQVVVSADPDMNYFVFQQEGKLFESWYPDTFTEIFGRDNVGSLHGFMYKYLKTLVLRLYGQENLKAVLLAETDAACRGSLASWAAQPSVELKEGLSTMIFDLTAKKLIGYEPSKSSESLRKNFVAFIRGLISFPVNIPGTAYHECMEGRKNAMKVLKRMMKERMADPERRCEDFFDHVIQELRREKPLLTETIALDLMFVLLFASFETTALALTLGVKLLTDNPKVVDALREEHDAIAKNRKDPDAPVTWAEYRSMTFTNQVIMEMVRLANIVPGIFRKALQDVEIKGYTIPAGWGVMVCPPAVHLNPDIYEDPLAFNPWRWQGKPEITGGTKHFMAFGGGLRFCVGTDLSRVLMATFIHSLVTKYSWRTVKGGNIVRTPGLGFPDGFHIQLFPRN is encoded by the exons ATGCAACTATATCTTCAGCTAGCTTCTCCCTGCCTGGCCACCACCATCCCTCTCTCCGGGAACCTTCTTGTCACCTCGGAGGCCATGGCTTCCATGGCCTATATAGCTGCCTGTACCGCGGCATTGGCGATCTTCGTCGCTCTGCTCCTCTGGGCGTACCGATGGAGCCACCCCAAGTCGAGAGGCATGCTCCCGCCGGGCTCTATGGGCATCCCCCTCCTCGGCGAGACGATGCAGTTCTTCGCGCCGAACCCGACCTACGACGTGTCCCCCTTCGTGAAGGAGAGGGTGAAGCGGTACGGGAGCATCTTCAAGACGAGCATCGTGGGGCGGCAGGTGGTGGTGTCGGCGGACCCGGACATGAACTACTTCGTGTTCCAGCAGGAGGGGAAGCTGTTCGAGAGCTGGTACCCGGACACCTTCACCGAGATCTTCGGCCGCGACAACGTCGGCTCCCTGCACGGCTTCATGTACAAGTACCTCAAGACCCTCGTGCTCCGCCTCTACGGCCAGGAGAACCTCAAGGCGGTGCTCCTCGCCGAGACGGACGCCGCCTGCCGAGGCAGCCTCGCCTCGTGGGCGGCGCAGCCCAGCGTCGAGCTCAAGGAAGGCCTCTCCACG ATGATATTTGATCTTACCGCCAAGAAGCTGATCGGCTACGAGCCGTCCAAGTCGTCAGAGAGCCTGAGGAAGAACTTCGTGGCGTTCATCCGCGGCCTGATTTCTTTCCCCGTCAACATTCCCGGCACGGCCTACCACGAATGCATGGAG GGGCGGAAGAACGCGATGAAGGTGCTGAAGCGCATGATGAAGGAGCGGATGGCGGATCCCGAGCGTCGGTGCGAGGACTTCTTCGACCACGTGATCCAGGAACTCCGGAGGGAGAAGCCGCTCCTGACGGAGACCATCGCGCTGGACCTCATGTTCGTGCTCCTCTTCGCCAGCTTCGAGACCACGGCGCTGGCGCTCACCCTCGGCGTCAAGCTCCTCACCGACAACCCCAAGGTCGTCGACGCGTTGAGG GAGGAGCACGACGCGATCGCCAAGAACAGGAAGGACCCGGATGCCCCCGTCACGTGGGCCGAGTACAGATCGATGACCTTCACCAATCAG gTCATCATGGAGATGGTAAGGCTTGCGAACATCGTgccggggatatttcgaaaggcccTGCAAGACGTTGAGATCAAAG GCTATACGATTCCGGCGGGATGGGGCGTCATGGTGTGCCCACCGGCAGTGCACTTAAACCCCGACATCTATGAAGACCCTCTGGCGTTCAACCCGTGGAGATGGCAG GGCAAACCTGAAATCACCGGTGGGACGAAACACTTCATGGCGTTTGGAGGTGGCCTCAGGTTTTGCGTTGGCACTGATCTTAGCAGGGTCTTGATGGCAACATTCATCCACAGCTTGGTTACAAAATACAG TTGGAGGACGGTAAAAGGAGGCAACATAGTCCGGACCCCCGGTCTCGGCTTTCCTGATGGCTTCCACATCCAACTTTTTCCTAGAAATTGA
- the LOC100281279 gene encoding uncharacterized protein LOC100281279: protein MGWAPRWLRGLLGGGRKAAVTKPAKEKKLWGFGKSFREKDPAPAPERPRTPSVQPTATPRRGFAAAPDEADDEQSKRAIAVAAATAAVAEAAVAAAQAAAAVVRLTSSGRCPPPAAAKREEWAAVRIQAAFRGYLARRALKALRGLVKLQALVRGNIVRRQAAETLRCMHALVRVQARARACRAIRSQHVAAHPDPPTPEKYDQAGAPRHARSGSLKANSSKTPGGERLGRERSESCGRNWLDRWVEERYTDDEKNAKILEVDNGKPGRHGSKRRGGNHHQSPCSTMTSEQNSRSYATMPESPSKDSTTAQQSVPSPSSVGMAAEALSPLRVPADIAELCDSPQFFSATSRPGSSRRGGAFTPAAKSECSRSLFGGYSDCPNYMANTESFRAKARSQSAPKQRPQQQYEKSGSLRRASAHALAAGPAAAQRSVASLHAMKAYPGSGRLDRLGMPVRY from the exons ATGGGCTGGGCGCCTAGGTGGCTGCGCGGGCTGCTCGGCGGCGGCAGGAAGGCCGCCGTGACGAAgccggcgaaggagaagaagctcTGGGGATTCGGGAAGTCCTTCCGGGAAAAGGACCCCGCGCCAGCGCCGGAACGGCCTCGGACGCCTTCGGTGCAGCCCACGGCGACGCCTCGCCGGGGGTTTGCGGCGGCGCCGGATGAGGCGGACGACGAGCAGAGCAAGCGTGCTATCGCTGTGgccgcggcgacggcggcggtggcAGAGGCCGCCGTCGCTGCTGCCCAGGCGGCCGCCGCCGTGGTGCGGTTGACGAGCTCCGGCCGGTGCCCACCGCCGGCCGCCGCGAAGCGGGAGGAGTGGGCGGCTGTTCGGATCCAGGCCGCTTTCCGTGGCTACCTG GCGAGGCGGGCGCTGAAGGCGTTGAGGGGGCTGGTGAAGCTGCAGGCGCTGGTCCGGGGCAACATTGTGCGGCGGCAGGCGGCGGAGACGCTGCGATGCATGCACGCGCTCGTCCGCGTccaggcgcgcgcgcgcgcgtgtcgcGCAATTCGCTCGCAGCATGTCGCGGCTCATCCG GATCCGCCAACGCCGGAGAAGTACGATCAGGCGGGTGCCCCCAGGCACGCCCGTTCCGGCTCTCTGAAG GCAAACTCTTCCAAGACGCCGGGCGGCGAGAGGCTGGGTAGGGAGAGGTCGGAATCTTGCGGGAGGAACTGGCTGGACCGCTGGGTGGAGGAGAGGTACACGGACGACGAGAAGAACGCCAAGATTCTCGAAGTGGACAACGGCAAGCCAGGGCGGCACGGTTCCAAGCGGCGCGGCGGCAACCATCACCAGTCGCCGTGCTCGACGATGACCTCCGAGCAGAACAGCCGGAGCTACGCGACCATGCCGGAGTCGCCGTCCAAGGACTCGACGACCGCGCAGCAGTCCGTGCCGAGCCCGTCGTCCGTGGGCATGGCTGCCGAGGCCCTGAGCCCGCTGCGCGTGCCAGCGGACATCGCCGAGCTCTGCGACAGCCCCCAGTTCTTCTCGGCGACGTCGCGGCCCGGGAGCTCCAGGAGGGGGGGCGCGTTCACGCCGGCGGCCAAGAGCGAGTGCTCGCGCAGCCTCTTCGGCGGCTACTCCGACTGCCCCAACTACATGGCGAACACGGAGTCGTTCCGCGCCAAGGCGCGTTCCCAGAGCGCGCCCAAGCAGAGGCCGCAGCAGCAGTACGAGAAGTCGGGCTCCCTCCGCAGGGCGTCGGCGCACGCCCTCGCGGCGGGGCCGGCAGCGGCACAGAGGTCGGTGGCCTCGTTGCACGCCATGAAGGCGTATCCGGGCTCCGGCAGATTGGACCGACTTGGCATGCCGGTCAGGTACTGA